The sequence TGTGACGTGCCAAACTTCTATCCTTTTCCTCTTCTGGTTTATCTTCCACCACAAAAGTCAAATCAAAACGAGAAAGAATGGTAGAAGGTAAATCTATCTGTTCGGCAAGGGATTTATAACTGTCAAAACGGCCGAATTTAGGGTTGGCCGCCGCTAGTACTGAACACCTTGAGTTTAAGGTGGCCATAATTCCTGCTTTAGCAATACTTATAGTTTGCTGTTCCAAGGCCTCGTGAATGGCTGAACGATCTTCATCTCTCATCTTATCCAGTTCGTCCACACAAACGTTTCCTTTGTCCCCTAATACCAAAGCACCGGCTTCTAGGGACCATCCTCCAAATTCATCTCGAACAGCTGCTGCAGTAAGACCCACTCCACTGGTACCTTTACCGCTGGTGTAAATACCTCTTGGAGCCAGTTTTGAGACATATTTGAGCATTTGGGATTTACCAATACCTGGATCTCCCACAATAAGAACGTGAATATCTCCTCTTAGACGAGTTTTATCATCCAGTTCTTTTCCAGCTCCACCAAATAGTTGCAATGCAATGGCCTCTTTAACATCCCTATAACCATGGATGGATGGGGCAGTGGATTTTATAATTTTGTCATAGACATTAGGATCTGCAGCTAGTTCTTTAATCTTCTCTTCGTCTTCTGGAGAAACTAGGAGCTCTTCAAACTCTTGTTCTATATGTTCAGTGTAATTACCATAAATAAAATTATTAAATCTTTTTGTTTTATCATCTCGAACTGTTCTCAGAGTTCCAGTTATTCTTACAATATCTCCAGGGGTTAGTGTATCTACCAAATCGTCTTCTAATACAATTAGTATTTGTCGTGGTTGATCTCCACCAGAAAGATTTTCCAGTGGTTCTTGAACCTTAACTGTTTGAGTATCCATAAATTCAGATTCTTCCTGCAGTAAACGGAAAGAACGGCCACCACAGTCAGAACAAAGGGATGGTTCAGTTATCATATTGCTACTTTGGGTAACTTCATGTAAGCGCATGCATCCCCTGCATTCAAAGGTGGCAGTAACAATTCTGGGGCGTATTTCATCAGTTTTACGGACAATACCGTCCACTGAAATGAATTTACCTATAAATTTACTTCTAAGAAATCTTAAAGGTATGTTGTTAGTTACATTTTCAAGTCGAATATTCAAATCTGCATTTTTTCTTAAAGGATCAATATTTTTAATGGCTTTTCTTGAAGCTTTAATCACTTCTTCTGGTTTTTCAATTAAAAGATCAGCTAAATCTGGATCAAACATTTCTAAATCCAAGTAATCAACTACTATGGACCTCTGGTCTGGATATTTTTCTAATGCTTCAAAAACATTATCTTTGTACTTTGTTGAGAAAAATTCCTCGAATTTGGCCAGTGATGTTTTGGTTTTATCGGAAGTTGTCATTGGTCATATTATATTATGCTTAGATTATAAATCATTTACTAGATAGCAAAAAAATACTAAAATTAAATACCAGAAAATTTTTATTATAAAATGAATTAATAGGACTATTGATGTATTAATATATTTATTATTCTATTAAATTAATTATTAAATCTTAAAAATAGTTTAAAATAACCCTTATTCATTAAGGAATGGAATTGTACATATTATGGCTTAGGTGATTAAATGAAAAAATCAAGATTAAACTTATTTAGAGTTACATCCATGACCATTTCTATTTTAGGAGTTATCATGATTGTGGCCACAGTACTTCTATTTGCATATTTAGGATTTGACAAAATTTCGCAAGGAATTTCATCGGGAGTAGATAGTGGATCCGCCTATGATGATCTTGCAGCACTAAATTCGGATTATTCTACTCTTAAAATACAATATGATTCGATTAAAAAGGATATAAATCAGGGTAGTAGTGATAAACTGAAAAAAGCTTATATAGCTGCAGAATTAGAATTAGTGAAAACTAAATCGGCCATTGATGATGTTGATAGTGCATTATCCACTGGAAAATCAGATTCAATTGTTAATGAACGAATTAATATTGCTAAAGATCAACTACAGGTTGCTAAACAGAGTTTAAGTGATTTAAGAAGTCAAATGTAATTATTATTTCACTCAAAAATTATTTTTTTACAAATTATTTCTTAAGATTATTCTTTTAATTTTAAATATTGATAATTTAATCTTGGTCAAATTTTTCATTAAGCCGTTTAACCCCTTTAAATCCTCTTCCAATAATGTACATTTCAGAACTAAGTTTTCGCGAGGAAGCGGGTTTAGTAGTTTTGACCACATTAAATTCATTTTTCAGTTTTTTTAGCAGTTCTGGAAATTCAGGGCCTTGAAATGTTTTCATTATAAGTGCTCCTTTGGGTTGAAGAAGATTAGCTGCTATTTTATTCACATTATCTGCTAGATCCATGATTCTTATTCGGTCAATGTCTTTAATTCCAGAAAGGGAAGGTGCGGCATCAGATATAATTACTTCAGCTTTTCCATTTAGAGATCCATATATTTCTTTTTGAATTTCAGATGATGTAAAATCGCCCTGAATGAAAATGAAATTTTCTTCGTCAAATGGTTTTATTTTTTGTAAATCAACACCAAGAACGGTTCCGGTTTCCCCTACCTTTTCCAGGGCTACTTGTGACCATCCTCCAGGTGCAGCTCCTAAATCAACAACATGATCTCCATCTTTGATAACTCTAAATTTTTTATTGAGTTGAATTAATTTATAAGATGCTCTAGAACGGTAATTTTCTTTCTTAGCACTTTTATAATAATGTTCTTTTTTCTTTTCTACTTGCCAGCGTTTTCCCATGTTATTTAACCTACTATGTTATTTTTTATTTATTCCGGTGGTATGTGTTCCTTGTTTGAATTAATACTATAATTTTAAATTAAGAGATTAATTAATTAGAGTAATAAGATTAAATTCATTTTCAACTATAACTAAACTATTCAATAATTGGATTGCCTTTAAAATTCAGTGCTTTACACATGGGATCCCCTATTTTAACGATTTTAGCATTAACTTGCCCATTTTTAATATCTAAAACCATCACTGTTGGATCAGTAAGTCGGGGAGCAGTTGGGCTGCCTGGGTTTAAAAGTAAAATGTCTCCAATTTCTTTTATAAAAGCCTGATGTGTATGGCCAGTAATTAAAACTTTAACACCTAGTTCCATAGCAATGTATTTTAATTGCTGAGTATCTCCCCGAGGAAAAACTTCGCCATGGTTCAGGCCGATTTTAATGCCTTCAAAATCCATTATTTTATTTTTAGGAAGATTAAGGCCATCATATAGATCCATATTACCTTGAACACAGTATGTTGGTGCTATTTTTTCTAAATCATTCTTTATATGGGGTGAAGTTAAGTCCCCTAGATGAAAAATCATTTCAACATTTTTAAATATGTTGAAAACTACTTCAGGAATTTCCGAAGCCCGATCGGGTATGTGTGTATCTGATATAACTCCAATTAACATTTTTATCTCCAAATCTTTAATATTTAGCTAATTAATTATATTTATGGTATTAATAAATATTTTAAGTAAATTTTTTATAATTATTGATTATGACTAAAATTATTATAAAATGAAATACTTAATCTCAAGCTAAAATCAATTAAT is a genomic window of Methanobacteriales archaeon HGW-Methanobacteriales-1 containing:
- a CDS encoding AAA family ATPase — translated: MTTSDKTKTSLAKFEEFFSTKYKDNVFEALEKYPDQRSIVVDYLDLEMFDPDLADLLIEKPEEVIKASRKAIKNIDPLRKNADLNIRLENVTNNIPLRFLRSKFIGKFISVDGIVRKTDEIRPRIVTATFECRGCMRLHEVTQSSNMITEPSLCSDCGGRSFRLLQEESEFMDTQTVKVQEPLENLSGGDQPRQILIVLEDDLVDTLTPGDIVRITGTLRTVRDDKTKRFNNFIYGNYTEHIEQEFEELLVSPEDEEKIKELAADPNVYDKIIKSTAPSIHGYRDVKEAIALQLFGGAGKELDDKTRLRGDIHVLIVGDPGIGKSQMLKYVSKLAPRGIYTSGKGTSGVGLTAAAVRDEFGGWSLEAGALVLGDKGNVCVDELDKMRDEDRSAIHEALEQQTISIAKAGIMATLNSRCSVLAAANPKFGRFDSYKSLAEQIDLPSTILSRFDLTFVVEDKPEEEKDRSLARHILNTHKEDNMHFEIDPELLRKYIAYARRNIHPVLTDKAMDVLEEFYVSMRNNSIDDDSPVPITARQLEAIIRLSEASAKIKLKPEVDAEDAHQAIKLTKACLKQVGMDPETGKIDIDKVEGRPPKSERDKLRILLDVIQELEEEYGGRAPTNILISEMADRYNVSEEKVEEFVRNLKHKGVIFEPSRGYLKVV
- a CDS encoding YfcE family phosphodiesterase, whose protein sequence is MLIGVISDTHIPDRASEIPEVVFNIFKNVEMIFHLGDLTSPHIKNDLEKIAPTYCVQGNMDLYDGLNLPKNKIMDFEGIKIGLNHGEVFPRGDTQQLKYIAMELGVKVLITGHTHQAFIKEIGDILLLNPGSPTAPRLTDPTVMVLDIKNGQVNAKIVKIGDPMCKALNFKGNPIIE
- a CDS encoding 23S rRNA (uridine(2552)-2'-O)-methyltransferase (Specifically methylates the uridine in position 2552 of 23S rRNA in the fully assembled 50S ribosomal subunit), with translation MGKRWQVEKKKEHYYKSAKKENYRSRASYKLIQLNKKFRVIKDGDHVVDLGAAPGGWSQVALEKVGETGTVLGVDLQKIKPFDEENFIFIQGDFTSSEIQKEIYGSLNGKAEVIISDAAPSLSGIKDIDRIRIMDLADNVNKIAANLLQPKGALIMKTFQGPEFPELLKKLKNEFNVVKTTKPASSRKLSSEMYIIGRGFKGVKRLNEKFDQD